One Panicum virgatum strain AP13 chromosome 9K, P.virgatum_v5, whole genome shotgun sequence genomic region harbors:
- the LOC120648371 gene encoding EPIDERMAL PATTERNING FACTOR-like protein 2 — MGHLFLLLLALLLAASAHASTHGHGKAAFAEDKSIAGIVGVIGSRPPSCAGRCRSCGHCEAVQVPISPQEMRKRKKKLGHGSRAAAAAAAGGRAMPASYDDHSNYKPLSWRCKCGRLILDP, encoded by the exons ATGGGCCATCTTTTCCTGCTCCTGCTAGCCCTCCTCCTCGCTGCTTCCGCGCACGCTTCCACCCACGGCCATGGCAAAGCTGCTTTCGCTGAG GATAAGAGCATCGCGGGCATCGTAGGCGTGATCGGATCAAGGCCGCCGAGCTGCGCGGGGAGGTGCAGGTCCTGCGGGCACTGCGAGGCGGTGCAGGTGCCCATATCACCGCAGGAGATgcggaagaggaagaagaagctcgGCCAtggcagcagggcggcggccgctgctgccgctggtGGGAGGGCGATGCCGGCCTCCTACGATGACCACTCCAACTACAAGCCGCTGAGCTGGAGATGCAAGTGTGGGCGGCTCATCTTGGACCCTTGA
- the LOC120647713 gene encoding ergosterol biosynthetic protein 28-like, which translates to MPALGWWLMAVGALRVGLTYSGFFRAASLGAATYARAEMTGVHGRTFGVWTLLSCTLCFLCAFNLGNRPLYVATLLSFVYAYAHFILEYLVYHTFTAANLGSFALVAVTSIVWMLLQWNSHAPRAAAKRA; encoded by the exons atgCCGGCGCTGGGGTGGTGGCTCATGGCGGTGGGCGCCCTCCGCGTCGGCCTCACCTACTCCGGCTTCTTCCGCGCCGCCTCTCTCGGCGCCGCCACCTACGCGCGCGCAGAGA TGACGGGCGTGCACGGACGCACGTTCGGGGTGTGGACGCTGCTGTCCTGCACGCTCTGCTTCCTCTGCGCCTTCAACCTCGGCAACAGGCCGCTCTACGTGGCCACCCTCTTGTCCTTCGTCTACGCCTACGCCCACTTCATCCTCGAGTACCTCGTCTACCACACCTTCACCGCCGCCAACCTCGGCAGCTTCGCCCTCGTTGCAG tgaCGTCGATCGTCTGGATGCTGCTGCAGTGGAACTCCCACGCTCCCCGTGCTGCTGCCAAGCGGGCCTGA
- the LOC120648372 gene encoding uncharacterized protein LOC120648372 isoform X1 encodes MSVAAARSPSPGPAARPCCGLRRSADSSPFRPAASPPDSPQRSASVCKNGSGRASPLEKENDPREPVRTHKVRSSVGGGVAKSFMAPTISAASKAVAPSASPRKRILGERNDPAPSSPGDLAHCAKHRGAPPPPPEAAPLGAPRRLRFSLDEAPAPPPAAAPPASLSFGGDEEEAEHPVCKAAAPYDPKTNYLSPRPRFLRYKPNPRVEMYRHGGGGGVRRLEEGFASENSSEEVDTATTTEEDVSEGEQEQTTLSSVLDDFTEEETSAPAPAPEAGVEPAASTVAGILQPHPALDSPVARVLEPEQKKSPRAGGFLTPEQEPAESPAAARPKKKKRSFLLAPFVLVLFMAAAFLCVPPQPGSPVMLNTFQSKVSDFLLVQELHPVELAARLKQWSSSSLDFVTSDWEALASSQEQEVLGPHFAANLSAAPAVDSDHAFGFYYGAAQTSPISVDQELEVQEVVSESDIEMMAEPDVEEMANFGDAEVEEPIDDAEMEHESAVTSVIQEANDSVDAEVEAPIGDAEMEHEYAVPSVIEEANHSVDAKVEEFNTEMEEGVSGSSGEEMSEEVSGSGSEERAAFIQNSDILSQSAAEPEQAEDMAKSSLQQDVQTEDAEGDRADGKEDKEAHQGEKLGSDMWPSYLDKISNPAVLGAALAAIIVPAVLVLLYIRQKQARVTLDSNEPAEQVEQVQQVESLSGSGSSEGYVVAKSSQFQNPVVEESERLGGSGASQYSSSLSPGLGRRRRAREEVTLGLEPVVSRRRDSTAQSTASYGSFTTYEKIPAKKGNKEDEAMTPVRRSRRNIKPPEA; translated from the exons ATGTCGGTTGCGGCGGCGAGATCCCCGTCCCCGggcccggcggcgaggccgtgcTGCGGCCTCAGGCGGAGCGCCGACTCCAGCCCCTTCAGGCCCGCCGCGTCCCCGCCCG ATTCTCCGCAGAGGAGTGCCTCCGTCTGCAAGAACGGCAgcggccgcgcctcgccgctGGAAAAGGAGAACGACCCGCGGGAACCCGTGAGGACGCACAAGGTCCGCTccagcgtcggcggcggcgtcgcgaagAGCTTCATGGCGCCCAccatctccgccgcctccaAGGCCGTCGCGCCGTCCGCCTCGCCGAGGAAGAGGATCCTCGGGGAGCGCAACGACCCCGCCCCCTCGTCCCCGGGCGACCTCGCGCACTGCGCCAAGCACAGgggcgcgcctccgcctccgcccgagGCCGCTCCTCTGGGCGCCCCCCGCCGCCTGCGGTTCTCGCTCGACGAGGCgcccgcgcctccgcccgcggccgcgccgcccgcctcgctctcgttcggcggcgacgaggaggaggcggagcacCCCGTGTGCAAGGCGGCCGCCCCCTACGACCCCAAGACGAACTACctctcgccgcggcctcgcTTCCTCCGCTACAAGCCCAACCCCCGCGTCGAGATGTaccgccacggcggcgggggcggcgtgcggcggctcgAGGAGGGCTTCGCCTCCGAGAACAGCAGCGAGGAGGTcgacaccgccaccaccacggaGGAGGACGTGTCCGAGGGAGAGCAAGAGCAGACGACGCTGTCGTCGGTGCTAGATGACTTCACGGAGGAGGAGACCTCGGCTCCGGCCCCTGCACCTGAGGCCGGAGTCGAGCCTGCTGCTTCGACCGTGGCTGGCATCCTGCAGCCGCATCCCGCGCTGGATTCGCCAGTGGCTCGAGTCCTGGAACCGGAGCAGAAGAAGTCCCCGCGAGCTGGTGGCTTTCTGACACCTGAGCAGGAGCCTGCAGAGAGCCCCGCGGCCGCTCgtcccaagaagaagaagaggtcgTTCCTGCTAGCTCCCTTTGTTCTGGTTCTGTTCATGGCTGCAGCGTTCCTCTGCGTGCCACCGCAGCCCGGTTCCCCGGTCATGCTGAACACCTTCCAGTCGAAGGTGTCAGACTTTCTTTTAGTTCAAGAATTGCATCCTGTGGAGTTGGCTGCTAGGCTGAAGCAATGGTCTAGCAGTTCGTTGGACTTTGTCACGTCCGACTGGGAGGCTCTAGCGTCTTCCCAAGAACAAGAGGTCCTTGGTCCACACTTTGCAGCCAATTTGAGTGCTGCACCTGCGGTAGATTCAGATCATGCTTTTGGTTTCTACTATGGTGCTGCTCAGACAAGCCCAATCAGTGTGGACCAGGAGTTGGAGGTTCAGGAGGTTGTTTCAGAGAGTGATATTGAGATGATGGCAGAGCCTGATGTAGAGGAAATGGCAAACTTTGGTGATGCTGAAGTAGAAGAACCTATTGATGATGCTGAAATGGAACATGAATCTGCAGTAACAAGTGTCATTCAGGAGGCAAATGATTCTGTTGATGCTGAAGTAGAAGCACCTATTGGTGATGCTGAAATGGAACATGAATATGCAGTACCAAGTGTCATTGAGGAAGCAAATCACTCTGTGGATGCTAAAGTAGAGGAGTTTAATACTGAGATGGAAGAAGGAGTTTCAGGTAGTAGTGGAGAAGAGATGTCTGAAGAAGTTTCAGGTAGTGGTAGTGAAGAGAGGGCAGCCTTCATTCAGAATTCGGACATCCTTTCTCAATCTGCTGCTGAGCCTGAACAAGCAGAGGACATGGCAAAGTCTTCCTTGCAGCAAGATGTTCAGACTGAGGACGCTGAAGGTGATCGTGCTGATGGCAAGGAGGATAAGGAAGCGCACCAGGGCGAGAAGTTGGGATCTGATATGTGGCCAAGTTACTTGGACAAAATCTCGAACCCTGCTGTACTTggtgctgctcttgctgccatTATTGTTCCAGCTGTTCTGGTGCTCCTTTATATAAGGCAGAAGCAAGCTCGTGTTACCTTGGACTCCAATGAACCAGCTGAGCAAGTTGAGCAGGTTCAGCAAGTTGAAAGTCTTTCTGGTTCAGGAAGCAGCGAGGGTTATGTTGTGGCCAAGAGTTCACAATTTCAGAATCCTGTGGTAGAAGAATCTGAGAGACTTGGTGGCTCCGGTGCCTCACAGTATAGCAGCAGCTTGTCACCTGGGCTTGGCAGGAGGAGAAGGGCCAGGGAAGAAGTGACTTTGGGCCTTGAGCCGGTGGTGTCGAGGAGGAGGGATTCCACAGCACAATCCACAGCATCTTATGGTAGTTTCACGACATATGAGAAGATCCCTGCCAAGAAG GGAAACAAGGAGGATGAGGCCATGACCCCAGTCAGGCGTTCCAGAAGAAATATAAAACCACCAGAAGCCTAA
- the LOC120648372 gene encoding transcription initiation factor TFIID subunit 4-like isoform X2, protein MSVAAARSPSPGPAARPCCGLRRSADSSPFRPAASPPDSPQRSASVCKNGSGRASPLEKENDPREPVRTHKVRSSVGGGVAKSFMAPTISAASKAVAPSASPRKRILGERNDPAPSSPGDLAHCAKHRGAPPPPPEAAPLGAPRRLRFSLDEAPAPPPAAAPPASLSFGGDEEEAEHPVCKAAAPYDPKTNYLSPRPRFLRYKPNPRVEMYRHGGGGGVRRLEEGFASENSSEEVDTATTTEEDVSEGEQEQTTLSSVLDDFTEEETSAPAPAPEAGVEPAASTVAGILQPHPALDSPVARVLEPEQKKSPRAGGFLTPEQEPAESPAAARPKKKKRSFLLAPFVLVLFMAAAFLCVPPQPGSPVMLNTFQSKVSDFLLVQELHPVELAARLKQWSSSSLDFVTSDWEALASSQEQEVLGPHFAANLSAAPAVDSDHAFGFYYGAAQTSPISVDQELEVQEVVSESDIEMMAEPDVEEMANFGDAEVEAPIGDAEMEHEYAVPSVIEEANHSVDAKVEEFNTEMEEGVSGSSGEEMSEEVSGSGSEERAAFIQNSDILSQSAAEPEQAEDMAKSSLQQDVQTEDAEGDRADGKEDKEAHQGEKLGSDMWPSYLDKISNPAVLGAALAAIIVPAVLVLLYIRQKQARVTLDSNEPAEQVEQVQQVESLSGSGSSEGYVVAKSSQFQNPVVEESERLGGSGASQYSSSLSPGLGRRRRAREEVTLGLEPVVSRRRDSTAQSTASYGSFTTYEKIPAKKGNKEDEAMTPVRRSRRNIKPPEA, encoded by the exons ATGTCGGTTGCGGCGGCGAGATCCCCGTCCCCGggcccggcggcgaggccgtgcTGCGGCCTCAGGCGGAGCGCCGACTCCAGCCCCTTCAGGCCCGCCGCGTCCCCGCCCG ATTCTCCGCAGAGGAGTGCCTCCGTCTGCAAGAACGGCAgcggccgcgcctcgccgctGGAAAAGGAGAACGACCCGCGGGAACCCGTGAGGACGCACAAGGTCCGCTccagcgtcggcggcggcgtcgcgaagAGCTTCATGGCGCCCAccatctccgccgcctccaAGGCCGTCGCGCCGTCCGCCTCGCCGAGGAAGAGGATCCTCGGGGAGCGCAACGACCCCGCCCCCTCGTCCCCGGGCGACCTCGCGCACTGCGCCAAGCACAGgggcgcgcctccgcctccgcccgagGCCGCTCCTCTGGGCGCCCCCCGCCGCCTGCGGTTCTCGCTCGACGAGGCgcccgcgcctccgcccgcggccgcgccgcccgcctcgctctcgttcggcggcgacgaggaggaggcggagcacCCCGTGTGCAAGGCGGCCGCCCCCTACGACCCCAAGACGAACTACctctcgccgcggcctcgcTTCCTCCGCTACAAGCCCAACCCCCGCGTCGAGATGTaccgccacggcggcgggggcggcgtgcggcggctcgAGGAGGGCTTCGCCTCCGAGAACAGCAGCGAGGAGGTcgacaccgccaccaccacggaGGAGGACGTGTCCGAGGGAGAGCAAGAGCAGACGACGCTGTCGTCGGTGCTAGATGACTTCACGGAGGAGGAGACCTCGGCTCCGGCCCCTGCACCTGAGGCCGGAGTCGAGCCTGCTGCTTCGACCGTGGCTGGCATCCTGCAGCCGCATCCCGCGCTGGATTCGCCAGTGGCTCGAGTCCTGGAACCGGAGCAGAAGAAGTCCCCGCGAGCTGGTGGCTTTCTGACACCTGAGCAGGAGCCTGCAGAGAGCCCCGCGGCCGCTCgtcccaagaagaagaagaggtcgTTCCTGCTAGCTCCCTTTGTTCTGGTTCTGTTCATGGCTGCAGCGTTCCTCTGCGTGCCACCGCAGCCCGGTTCCCCGGTCATGCTGAACACCTTCCAGTCGAAGGTGTCAGACTTTCTTTTAGTTCAAGAATTGCATCCTGTGGAGTTGGCTGCTAGGCTGAAGCAATGGTCTAGCAGTTCGTTGGACTTTGTCACGTCCGACTGGGAGGCTCTAGCGTCTTCCCAAGAACAAGAGGTCCTTGGTCCACACTTTGCAGCCAATTTGAGTGCTGCACCTGCGGTAGATTCAGATCATGCTTTTGGTTTCTACTATGGTGCTGCTCAGACAAGCCCAATCAGTGTGGACCAGGAGTTGGAGGTTCAGGAGGTTGTTTCAGAGAGTGATATTGAGATGATGGCAGAGCCTGATGTAGAGGAAATGGCAAACTTTGGTGATGCTGAA GTAGAAGCACCTATTGGTGATGCTGAAATGGAACATGAATATGCAGTACCAAGTGTCATTGAGGAAGCAAATCACTCTGTGGATGCTAAAGTAGAGGAGTTTAATACTGAGATGGAAGAAGGAGTTTCAGGTAGTAGTGGAGAAGAGATGTCTGAAGAAGTTTCAGGTAGTGGTAGTGAAGAGAGGGCAGCCTTCATTCAGAATTCGGACATCCTTTCTCAATCTGCTGCTGAGCCTGAACAAGCAGAGGACATGGCAAAGTCTTCCTTGCAGCAAGATGTTCAGACTGAGGACGCTGAAGGTGATCGTGCTGATGGCAAGGAGGATAAGGAAGCGCACCAGGGCGAGAAGTTGGGATCTGATATGTGGCCAAGTTACTTGGACAAAATCTCGAACCCTGCTGTACTTggtgctgctcttgctgccatTATTGTTCCAGCTGTTCTGGTGCTCCTTTATATAAGGCAGAAGCAAGCTCGTGTTACCTTGGACTCCAATGAACCAGCTGAGCAAGTTGAGCAGGTTCAGCAAGTTGAAAGTCTTTCTGGTTCAGGAAGCAGCGAGGGTTATGTTGTGGCCAAGAGTTCACAATTTCAGAATCCTGTGGTAGAAGAATCTGAGAGACTTGGTGGCTCCGGTGCCTCACAGTATAGCAGCAGCTTGTCACCTGGGCTTGGCAGGAGGAGAAGGGCCAGGGAAGAAGTGACTTTGGGCCTTGAGCCGGTGGTGTCGAGGAGGAGGGATTCCACAGCACAATCCACAGCATCTTATGGTAGTTTCACGACATATGAGAAGATCCCTGCCAAGAAG GGAAACAAGGAGGATGAGGCCATGACCCCAGTCAGGCGTTCCAGAAGAAATATAAAACCACCAGAAGCCTAA